The following are encoded in a window of Brevibacillus ruminantium genomic DNA:
- a CDS encoding BaiN/RdsA family NAD(P)/FAD-dependent oxidoreductase, translating to MKATHYDVIVIGGGPAGLMTSIAASAEGARVCLLEKGSKLGRKLIISGGGRCNVTNAKEQDELIKQMPGNGRFLFSVFSQFNNRDIIHFFEELGVALKEEDRGRMFPVTDKAVTVANALINRMKRQGVEVRLTSPVEQILYEEGHTAGVLLKTGERLSAPCVVIAVGGCSVPQTGSTGDGYAWAKAAGHTITDLYPTEVPLTANDSFIRDKSLQGLSLRDVELTLYDPKGKKVSTQEGDMIFTHFGLSGPAVLRQGHYVSVTQKKHGPTPLSLTIDLMPQKHLDEVMAESWQLLEENPKKAVKNVIKGYLPDRLIPILLSKADISEETTLSHMRKQQWRKFAQLIKAFPLTITGTLSLEEAFITGGGVSVKEIDPKTMQSKLMPGLFFAGEVMDVHAHTGGYNITIAFTTGFVAGTHSAQLAMATLQ from the coding sequence ATGAAGGCAACTCACTATGATGTCATTGTCATCGGCGGCGGTCCTGCCGGACTGATGACTTCGATTGCAGCTTCGGCTGAAGGCGCGCGCGTCTGTCTGTTGGAGAAAGGCTCCAAGCTGGGACGCAAGCTGATTATTTCCGGTGGCGGACGCTGTAATGTGACCAATGCCAAGGAACAGGATGAGCTAATTAAGCAGATGCCTGGAAACGGCCGTTTTCTGTTTAGCGTTTTTTCTCAATTTAACAATCGGGACATTATTCACTTTTTTGAAGAGCTGGGTGTTGCTCTTAAGGAAGAAGACCGGGGACGGATGTTTCCGGTTACGGACAAGGCGGTAACCGTCGCCAATGCCCTGATCAATCGCATGAAGCGACAAGGGGTTGAGGTGCGTCTGACCAGCCCGGTCGAGCAGATTCTCTATGAAGAGGGGCATACAGCAGGAGTACTTTTGAAAACGGGTGAGCGGCTGAGTGCCCCCTGTGTGGTCATCGCCGTAGGCGGGTGCTCTGTTCCCCAGACAGGCTCTACCGGGGACGGCTACGCATGGGCAAAAGCCGCAGGGCACACGATAACCGATCTGTATCCCACGGAAGTTCCGCTGACAGCCAATGATTCTTTTATTCGTGACAAGTCACTGCAAGGCTTGTCCCTGCGCGACGTGGAGCTGACCTTGTACGACCCGAAAGGGAAAAAGGTAAGCACCCAGGAAGGCGACATGATTTTTACCCATTTTGGCCTCTCCGGTCCAGCCGTCCTCAGACAGGGCCACTATGTCTCGGTCACGCAAAAAAAGCATGGGCCAACCCCGCTTTCCTTGACCATCGATCTGATGCCGCAAAAGCATCTGGACGAGGTGATGGCAGAGAGCTGGCAGCTCCTGGAGGAGAATCCCAAAAAAGCGGTCAAAAATGTGATCAAGGGCTATTTGCCTGATCGGCTGATCCCGATTTTGCTGTCCAAAGCAGACATTTCCGAGGAGACCACGCTCAGTCACATGCGCAAGCAGCAATGGAGAAAATTCGCTCAATTGATCAAAGCCTTTCCGCTCACGATCACTGGCACGCTTTCCTTGGAAGAAGCCTTTATTACCGGCGGCGGAGTCAGTGTCAAGGAGATTGATCCCAAAACGATGCAATCCAAGCTGATGCCTGGCCTCTTTTTTGCAGGAGAAGTGATGGATGTCCACGCTCACACCGGCGGGTATAACATCACGATCGCTTTTACGACCGGCTTCGTCGCGGGAACCCACAGCGCGCAGCTCGCCATGGCCACTCTGCAATAG
- a CDS encoding GNAT family N-acetyltransferase has translation MTITFRKLVEKSELEKLEELEGAVWSESSIVPLHMTLTIAKFGGLFLGAFDGDRMIGFLYSFPGYTDQELHLCSHMLGFLPEYRKQGLGVQMKWMQRTEALAAGYKRITWTYDPLETVNAYLNIAKLGGVVHRYIPNCYGELVDEMNKGLPTDRFLLDWHIASQRVNRYQPGTTHPPAENVWSDKGLPAVLTWNEKDGLVRPQDIDLGRSDERFLLPVPAHFQQVKTADMEAARTWREATRQLFTHYFAQGYIVTSLERQSSIVSYILEKRSLHDVLGGSLTGE, from the coding sequence ATGACGATCACTTTCCGTAAATTGGTAGAAAAGAGTGAGTTAGAAAAACTGGAGGAACTGGAGGGAGCCGTCTGGAGTGAATCCTCCATCGTTCCCCTACATATGACGTTGACCATCGCCAAGTTTGGCGGATTGTTTCTCGGTGCCTTCGACGGTGACCGGATGATCGGTTTTCTCTACAGCTTTCCCGGCTATACGGATCAGGAGCTGCATCTCTGCTCTCACATGCTTGGATTTTTGCCCGAGTACCGGAAGCAGGGATTGGGTGTCCAGATGAAGTGGATGCAGCGCACGGAGGCACTGGCTGCCGGTTACAAGCGGATCACCTGGACGTACGACCCGCTGGAGACTGTCAATGCCTATCTGAATATCGCCAAACTGGGCGGCGTGGTGCATCGCTACATCCCCAACTGTTACGGGGAACTGGTTGACGAGATGAACAAAGGGCTGCCGACCGATCGCTTTTTGCTTGATTGGCATATTGCCAGCCAGCGGGTGAACCGATACCAGCCTGGCACGACCCATCCTCCCGCTGAGAACGTTTGGAGCGACAAAGGGCTGCCAGCGGTACTGACCTGGAACGAAAAAGACGGACTTGTACGGCCACAGGATATCGACCTGGGGCGATCAGACGAGCGCTTTTTACTCCCGGTCCCTGCCCATTTTCAGCAGGTGAAAACGGCGGATATGGAGGCGGCACGCACCTGGAGAGAAGCGACTCGCCAACTGTTTACACATTACTTTGCACAAGGCTATATCGTCACCAGTCTGGAGCGCCAGTCGTCCATTGTTTCCTATATCTTGGAGAAACGCTCCCTCCACGATGTCCTCGGCGGCTCGCTGACCGGGGAGTAA